The Haloplanus salinarum genome includes a region encoding these proteins:
- a CDS encoding DUF1102 domain-containing protein, with translation MKRRQALAGLGTLMGGGAATIGTGAFTSVTADRTVAVQVADENNAYLGLKPLNSDNGDSFASQTSANELFLDFNGAGPNVSGSGPGVRSDYEFDNVFEVSNQGTQTYFVSIDKIDQQSGDVAITFYEGSTPSQPLHTNDLELSTGSSANIGVAIDLSASAQFKDVSSTTTISADASGGGSIITT, from the coding sequence ATGAAACGAAGACAGGCGTTAGCCGGACTCGGGACGCTCATGGGCGGTGGGGCGGCCACCATCGGCACCGGCGCGTTCACGAGCGTAACAGCCGACCGAACCGTGGCTGTCCAAGTTGCCGACGAGAACAACGCGTACCTCGGACTGAAGCCGCTAAACTCTGATAACGGCGATTCGTTCGCCTCCCAAACAAGCGCAAACGAGCTGTTCTTGGACTTCAACGGAGCCGGGCCCAACGTTTCCGGCTCAGGCCCAGGTGTGCGCTCGGACTACGAATTCGACAACGTGTTCGAGGTTTCGAATCAGGGCACGCAGACGTATTTCGTGTCTATTGACAAGATAGACCAACAGAGTGGCGACGTGGCGATCACGTTCTACGAGGGGAGTACCCCTAGTCAGCCACTCCACACGAACGATCTTGAACTCTCGACTGGGAGCAGCGCCAACATCGGCGTCGCTATCGATCTGAGCGCCAGCGCGCAGTTCAAAGATGTTAGTAGTACGACAACAATTAGCGCCGATGCGAGCGGTGGTGGCTCAATCATCACTACATAA
- a CDS encoding CARDB domain-containing protein → MSRVIARLAVGVLILSAATFAVGTGAFPGASDPVGEEVSLSPSSGPNGGYAYLADGELVVDLTAANPNLEGDGVGVDAVTILDDVFVVHYGGERFARIWITHGSESVTLRADGRPIQSEANAVVLPANGSTTVGMRVDTTGTTDGLLEDLTVHARVAEPGDVDAEATGGAATSDDNRSVSSYAPSDDAREFTVTNAPAGAPVTLDTDRLVVDAIETETLTLDELVVTGDGGSMSVDVRVLEGTERPDANTGISALGAVEVTDGGSVESATLRFSAAPAYLEARGTTADHLVVRHSDGGGWHSLDARYVGMQNGRAVFEAESPGFSTFVVGVRTPDLRIVDAGPQRSTVVPGESSTVAVSVRNDGLAAGERNISLSIDGERIDTRAVELAPGETARVRFTVQPRSPGRYAVGVDGVDAGTFVVAAPTTDAPSGATPVDEDGTERESPTQSSTLPSPTPADRTNASVSEPATLDPSSIAWLSGIISISLVALLIRRRRGGTGGG, encoded by the coding sequence ATGAGCCGAGTCATCGCGCGTCTCGCCGTGGGCGTTCTGATACTGTCCGCCGCCACCTTCGCCGTCGGGACCGGCGCCTTCCCCGGAGCGTCGGATCCCGTCGGGGAGGAGGTGTCACTCTCCCCGTCGTCGGGACCGAACGGGGGGTATGCCTACCTCGCCGACGGCGAACTCGTCGTCGACCTCACCGCGGCCAATCCGAACCTCGAGGGCGACGGTGTGGGCGTCGACGCCGTCACGATTCTCGACGACGTGTTCGTCGTCCACTACGGCGGCGAGCGGTTCGCACGCATCTGGATCACGCACGGTTCGGAGTCGGTCACTCTCCGGGCGGACGGTCGGCCGATCCAGTCCGAGGCCAACGCCGTCGTCCTGCCGGCCAACGGATCGACGACCGTCGGGATGCGAGTCGACACGACCGGAACCACCGACGGGCTGTTGGAGGACCTGACCGTCCACGCGCGGGTCGCCGAACCGGGCGACGTCGACGCCGAGGCCACCGGGGGAGCCGCCACGTCGGACGACAACCGTTCGGTCAGTTCCTACGCGCCGAGCGACGACGCTCGGGAGTTCACCGTAACGAACGCGCCGGCCGGGGCGCCGGTCACGCTCGATACGGACCGACTGGTGGTCGACGCCATCGAGACGGAGACGCTCACCCTCGACGAGTTGGTCGTGACCGGCGACGGCGGCTCGATGTCGGTCGATGTCCGGGTGCTCGAGGGGACGGAGCGACCGGACGCCAACACCGGGATCAGTGCCCTCGGGGCAGTCGAAGTGACGGACGGTGGTTCGGTCGAGTCCGCCACGCTCCGATTCAGTGCCGCGCCGGCGTATCTCGAGGCCAGAGGAACCACCGCCGACCATCTCGTGGTCCGACACAGCGACGGTGGCGGCTGGCACTCACTCGACGCGAGGTACGTCGGCATGCAGAACGGCCGTGCGGTGTTCGAAGCCGAGTCGCCCGGGTTCTCGACGTTCGTGGTGGGCGTCCGAACCCCCGACCTTCGGATCGTCGACGCCGGTCCGCAGCGCTCGACCGTCGTGCCAGGCGAGTCCTCGACGGTCGCGGTGTCTGTCCGGAACGACGGCCTCGCGGCCGGGGAGCGAAACATCAGTCTGTCGATCGACGGCGAGCGAATCGACACGCGCGCCGTCGAGTTGGCACCCGGCGAGACGGCGAGAGTTCGGTTCACCGTCCAGCCACGGTCGCCGGGGCGGTACGCGGTGGGCGTCGACGGGGTCGACGCCGGGACGTTCGTCGTCGCGGCCCCGACGACGGACGCCCCGTCCGGTGCCACACCGGTCGACGAGGACGGCACGGAACGCGAATCGCCGACCCAGTCCTCGACCCTTCCGTCACCGACCCCTGCCGATCGGACGAACGCGTCGGTCAGCGAACCCGCGACACTCGACCCGTCGTCGATCGCGTGGCTGTCCGGGATCATCTCGATCTCGCTCGTAGCGTTACTGATCCGCCGTCGACGCGGTGGAACCGGCGGAGGGTGA
- a CDS encoding signal peptidase I: MSPRRMLSVAGEVLAIVVVVALVAGQALGYPVLLGFVETGSMEPTLNPGDGFVAIPTAIDGDVEEGDVIVFRAEQIQGGGLTTHRIVGETERGYVTRGDANPFTDQDGNEPPVKDAQIVAKAWQVGGSVVVIPHLGTAVMGLQSAVTDTQRTLASVTGSRSLLGTQGLTYLLLGLSVLLYLFDLFVTDGTDRDRSRSRSRDRGLSSRVIVAGLAALIVLTATASMVVPAGTQEFGVVSADFDSKNPTIIRQGTAESLTYRVPNAGVVPVVVYLTPASEGVETTPERLRVPGRSSANATLTLSAPPETGYYRRYVSEYRYLAVLPPSVIDACYRVHPWLPIFVVDAVIGVPFYLFGMSLVGSGRLRSRSRSRDGVSTLRRLLRRYG, translated from the coding sequence ATGTCTCCCCGACGCATGCTCTCGGTCGCGGGGGAGGTCCTCGCCATCGTCGTCGTCGTCGCGCTCGTCGCCGGACAGGCGCTCGGCTATCCGGTGTTGCTCGGGTTCGTCGAAACCGGGAGCATGGAGCCGACGTTGAACCCCGGCGATGGGTTCGTCGCCATCCCGACGGCCATCGACGGCGACGTCGAGGAGGGTGACGTGATCGTCTTTCGGGCCGAACAGATCCAGGGTGGTGGTCTCACGACCCATCGGATCGTCGGCGAGACGGAGCGGGGCTACGTCACCCGCGGTGACGCCAATCCATTCACCGATCAGGACGGCAACGAGCCACCGGTGAAGGATGCCCAAATCGTCGCCAAGGCGTGGCAAGTCGGCGGCTCGGTCGTCGTGATTCCACACCTCGGGACGGCGGTGATGGGTCTCCAAAGCGCCGTCACCGACACCCAGCGGACGCTCGCGTCGGTGACGGGGAGCCGATCCTTGCTCGGGACCCAGGGACTCACGTACCTGTTGCTCGGTCTCTCGGTGCTTCTGTACCTCTTCGATCTGTTCGTGACCGACGGAACGGACCGCGACCGAAGCCGATCCCGCAGTCGGGACCGGGGGCTGTCGTCGAGGGTCATCGTCGCCGGACTCGCGGCGCTGATCGTTCTCACCGCGACGGCGTCGATGGTGGTTCCCGCGGGAACCCAAGAGTTCGGCGTCGTGAGCGCGGACTTCGACTCGAAGAATCCGACGATCATCCGACAGGGGACCGCCGAGTCCCTCACCTACCGCGTCCCCAACGCCGGCGTCGTCCCCGTCGTGGTCTATCTGACGCCCGCCAGCGAGGGTGTCGAGACGACTCCCGAACGGCTTCGCGTCCCCGGTCGATCGAGCGCGAACGCGACGCTGACGCTGTCCGCTCCCCCGGAGACGGGGTACTACCGTCGGTACGTTTCGGAGTATCGCTACCTCGCCGTTCTGCCTCCGTCGGTGATCGACGCCTGTTACCGAGTCCACCCGTGGCTGCCGATCTTCGTCGTCGACGCCGTCATCGGCGTCCCCTTTTACTTGTTCGGGATGTCGCTCGTCGGCTCCGGCCGGCTCCGCTCTCGCTCCCGTTCCCGTGACGGCGTCTCGACCCTCCGGCGACTGTTGAGGCGGTACGGGTAA
- a CDS encoding right-handed parallel beta-helix repeat-containing protein, protein MTLDIQDFVDQASGQLTVEDIPPNVRQRLNGALADLTGEEGGPSGPAGDLYDAVVNADGSGDYTSIQNAIDNVDSGSVISVESGSYSGFDITTDEENNKDDITLFGPNAGVAGDGDRGAEATVDSLVAVDATGVTIDGFALEREASGSLTQKGVIQVGAVGKPADGTTIANNVITPNDNDGENASLGGVAIESADDVTISDNVISPADASADTIGITRYVSNIENLTVSDNVIETELGIAFGGTDATDKPLSYSASITGNQFDTNGYCLAVYESESLDVTVTGNDFSDGAGIFVFSVDREDVSLPTPSGDGEKIALSPVKSNNTFDTTGGVTTTSAGANSTYLG, encoded by the coding sequence ATGACACTCGATATCCAGGACTTCGTCGATCAGGCGAGTGGGCAACTCACCGTCGAGGATATCCCCCCGAACGTTCGCCAGCGACTGAACGGGGCGCTGGCGGATCTGACCGGCGAGGAGGGCGGCCCATCCGGTCCCGCGGGCGACCTCTACGACGCCGTCGTCAACGCGGACGGAAGCGGCGACTACACCTCGATCCAGAATGCGATCGACAACGTCGATTCCGGCTCCGTGATCTCCGTCGAATCGGGATCGTACAGTGGATTCGACATAACCACCGACGAGGAAAACAATAAAGACGACATCACGCTGTTCGGGCCGAACGCCGGTGTCGCCGGTGACGGCGACCGTGGGGCGGAAGCGACGGTCGATAGCTTGGTTGCAGTCGATGCTACAGGGGTAACCATCGACGGATTCGCTCTCGAGCGCGAAGCTAGTGGTAGCCTCACCCAGAAAGGCGTGATACAGGTGGGAGCAGTTGGAAAACCGGCCGACGGTACGACGATAGCCAACAACGTCATCACCCCGAACGACAACGACGGTGAAAATGCCAGCCTCGGTGGTGTCGCGATTGAAAGCGCAGACGACGTCACAATCAGCGATAACGTGATCTCACCGGCTGACGCTAGCGCTGACACGATCGGAATCACTCGGTACGTCTCGAATATCGAGAACCTGACGGTGAGTGATAATGTAATTGAGACGGAGCTGGGGATTGCCTTCGGTGGAACTGATGCGACAGATAAGCCGCTATCCTACAGCGCATCGATTACAGGTAACCAGTTCGACACCAACGGATACTGTCTCGCAGTGTACGAGTCTGAAAGCCTCGATGTAACCGTCACAGGGAACGACTTCAGTGACGGTGCTGGGATCTTCGTGTTCAGTGTTGACAGGGAGGACGTTTCCCTACCTACCCCATCTGGCGACGGTGAGAAAATCGCACTGAGTCCCGTTAAGAGCAACAATACGTTCGATACGACTGGCGGGGTTACGACCACATCTGCTGGAGCAAACAGCACGTATCTCGGATAG
- a CDS encoding type IV pilin, translated as MNALRTEDRGVSNTVGVVLLVGMVVLLAATLWVLVSGLAGSLGPAPPQAAFDFEYETGVSDPNCASDPCEVVRVVHTSGDTFDPEQVEVVVYYMDGGTEQRYATDWVDVVVDPVDAGERVRVWTNSPIDTLATARIELLWTSEDGQHSDVIARWEGPSA; from the coding sequence ATGAACGCGTTACGAACCGAAGACAGAGGCGTATCGAACACCGTCGGCGTCGTGTTGTTGGTCGGCATGGTCGTCCTATTGGCCGCGACGCTGTGGGTATTGGTGTCTGGACTGGCCGGATCGCTCGGGCCGGCCCCACCACAGGCCGCCTTCGATTTCGAGTACGAGACGGGCGTCAGCGACCCCAACTGTGCGAGCGATCCCTGTGAGGTCGTCCGCGTCGTCCACACGTCGGGCGATACGTTCGACCCCGAGCAGGTCGAGGTGGTAGTGTACTACATGGACGGCGGAACGGAACAGCGGTACGCGACCGACTGGGTCGACGTCGTCGTCGATCCGGTCGACGCGGGTGAGCGGGTCCGCGTTTGGACGAACAGCCCCATCGACACGCTCGCGACCGCCCGGATCGAACTGCTCTGGACGAGCGAGGACGGCCAACACAGCGACGTGATCGCGCGGTGGGAAGGGCCGTCGGCGTGA